In Miscanthus floridulus cultivar M001 chromosome 8, ASM1932011v1, whole genome shotgun sequence, the sequence taactactcttctcAACCTTGATACGGCTGATTTGGTTAGCATAACCGCAATTAATAGATGATCCATCTGAAAAAATTTGTGGCCGCTATCTGTCAAGATAAGATACTGATTTCTTTTGTCTTTCTTTCACTAAAATTAGGCCATTTGGTGTCTGTCTGCATGCTACTCTTCATTAAGTTGGATgctgtttttgttttttgaatCGATAGAGGCTGCTGAATAACACCTTTTCTATTAGTAGAGTAGAACTGAAAGATGGTAGAATAATTTCTGAATGATCATTTCTTCGTTTCAGCTGTTAGTGCCTCTTGTAAGTGCATATCGCTATGATGGCCCAGAGGTGAACACATCTTTGGCCCATTCTGAAGCCAAAATTCTTCATGAGAAGATCGATAAGAAGGCTTACAGTGACGAGGAGATCATCAGGATTCTCACCACACGGAGCAAAGCTCAGCTACTTGCAACATTCAATAGCTACAAGGATCAGTTCGGTCATGCAATCAACAAGGTAAATAGTGATAAGCAAGCTCTTGTTAGTAACCTCTGTGACTCTCATTATCCGTTCCATTATGAACCCACCTCCCTTAAAAAATGTCTGTATATTTTAACTATGCTCCTCTTTTCGTGGTTGATTTCTTTACTACCCCTCCTTTGGGCTACCTATATGGCATTAAAATGATCCGTCAATCAGTCAACCAGGTGAAAATGAATTGTTGCTTTAAAGCTCTGGTTCCCTGCATTCGCATGTTTTCTGCAATATTCAGATGCTTGTAGATTGCTAGAAGAGGAATTATTTATAGTTTCTTTTAGAGACTTTTCGGTTTCTGATAATGTTTTTTCTGCTCACTTCTAACAGGATCTGAAAGCTGACCccaaggatgagttccttgcaACACTGCGGGTGATCATCCGGTGCTTCACCTGCCCAGACAGATACTTCGAGAAAGTCATTCGACTGGCTCTTGGAGGCGTGGGCACAGATGAGGATGCTCTCACCAGGGTCATAACTACTCGCGCCGAGGTCGACCTGAAGCTGATAAAGGAGGCTTACCAGAAGAGGAACAGTGTGCCGCTGGAGCGTGCTGTTGCTAAAGATACAACTAGAGATTATGAGGATATTCTCGTTGCCCTCCTAGGGGCGGAGTGAGGAGGCGTGCCTGCCTCAACTCCATCTCATCTGCTCCTCTCCTTGTTTGATGGGAACAAAAAAACTGCATCGATGTGGTATACACGTGGTTGTGTTTTTGAATAATAAGATGAGTTTGTAACCTTAGCCTGCATTAGCAGTGCccattaaataaataaataaaaacctTATTGATAGCCTTGTTATCGTTTGACTGCAATTAACACCACCTGTTTTGTTTATTATGGTTATCCTGATGACTGATGAGAAGATTCAAACTGAATGCTGATTGTTCTAAATTCTGACCTTAGGGATAGCTTTCTCTTTTTTGAGTTTTTCTTTGCCTTTTGCTCATGCGTGAGTAGAGCAGCCAGATGCTCATGTAGTCATGCTGTACTGTATTCAACTCGTGACGCAATCCGGTGCCTAGTGAAATATTCAGACGTGCTTGACAAGTTACAAGTGTTCAACCGAGAGCTTGACAAGTTACAAGTGTCATGACCAAGACTTGCTACAGAAGACGCATGGTGTGTGCGTGACACGTAGAGGTTCACATCAAGAGATCACAGGAAGGCGGCAACCTAAGTGCCCACCCAGTTGTTGCACAAACTGTCAATTCAGGCTCTTGTACCAGCTCCTCTTATATGGATGGGGATCGTGGATGACATCAAGCAACACAGTGGAtttcaaataaaataaaaaaagagcAACGCATCTGGATAGCTTCGTCAGTGTGTATGTACACTATGAAATTAATTCTCAGCGGTCATATGAGTGTCCAGTCCATCGTTGGCCgagggtgtgtttggttcggAGGCATAAGGATCGATGGGATACGATCGTTCCATGGATTTCGGGACTATGGATATCATGTTATTTGTTTGGCTGGATGGATGAGATTGCATGTAATGAGAATACTTAactaattatatctattatttagaaataataacaactaattataTCCTAATAAATATGCACCGACACTAATCTTGTCATTATATCACTAATAAAAATAAAATACGTTAATTAGCACTGTACTACTATAATTGTCACACAAAACATGCGCTAATCAACATGTGGATATCCTCATCCGTCATATTTCTGAGGACCAGGATATCCAGTATCTACCTAGAATATTCTCTGTTGTGGATATTCAAGTTCAGCCTCTCTATCCAACCAAACACCCTATATCTACGGATATCCATGTCCCATCGATAGATATCCATGGAACCAATCGACTGTCTGATTTGTCCTTTTTCCTTTTATACGCTACTCCTAGTAGACTGCATCTCTTAATAACAAGCAAAAAAACATCGGAAAAACATTATTGACACGCCCGTTGTTCGAAGCGGCAGTAACATTTTCCTCGCAAAAAAAAAGGCGGCATTAACATTTTCAtcgcaaaaaagaaaaagaaacaaggCGGCAGTAACATTTGACAATTGATACCTAGCCGCCCTCTGTGATAGTAAGCACTTTGTAAAAAAAACCAAGTAGGTCAATGGAGAGGTGATTTGCATCGCATGAGCATGATTAATGCATATCTTGTGAAAACAACAAGCACTACTGCCACTGCTGGGTGGCTAACTGCTACACATGCACATAGTAATAAACATAACACACTTGAACACAAGGAAATTAGCAAATACTCCACCGATTACCATCCTTGAATAATTGTTCCATCAAATCTATACCGCCACCGAGTACTTAATCGATGGACAAATCTCCCCACGAGTCGAACTCCGGCGACCCGAGGTCGGACAGGCCGTCGAACACGCCCAGCGGCGCGAACTGCGGCTGCTGCGCCGCCAGCACCACAGGCGGCACGGCCGGAGCGTCGTCggggctgctgctgccgccgccgccggcagtaGCACTACTGTTTGTCGCCTCCCAACTTGCGTGCCCATGCTGTTCCCGGCCGCCACATCCTTGCcccgcggcggcggagacggcgaCGAAGGGGCTGGCCGCGTGCACCCTGCGCGGCAGCGGCCGGAAGATGGCGGCGGGCGGGAAGCCGGTGAGCTCCTGCACCATGGCCCGGAAGTTGTTCACGTCGGTGGCGACCACGGTGGTCGAGGAGCGGCGCGACGACGACGAGTGCCGCGACGCTGCCGCCGCGTGCTTCTTGCTACTACTCTTGGCGCGCCGTGGCTGCACGGCGGCGGCCGCGGGCGCGGACCCCGACCCGGACCCGGCGGCGGTCCGGAGTACTTGCTGGCCGCCGGGATGATCGGCAGACTGGAGCGAGCGGCCAGCGGCACCGGCGCAGGGCTGGTAGCTCGTGTCGAACGTGGTGGTGGTACGCGCTGCCGCCGTGTGGTCTTGCTCGAAGGAGTACATCGGTGGAGGCGTGGAGCTTTCCTTTGCTTTCAGGTCGTGTCAGGATGGCACGAAATGGCGCGTAGATGTCGCCACGGGAGTTTGATGTGTATATATAAATAACAAACTTGGCCGTGGCCTGTGGTAACTGGGAATCGTGTCATGCATTGTACGATGCCAGTGACAGTGATGCCATCTCCAGGCTCCACGGGCACCTATCTCGATCGCTCAGCAGTTGGGTCATCGGCTCATTCTCACGTCTCACTGCAACAATTAAAGATATTTTACTAGTTATTAGTAGTAGTGTACTACTTTAGACTGAGCATGGAGATTTGCATCGCTCATAGCCAGTGTCGTGGTGGTTTTGACTGGCGCAGTGATCGACGGCACCTTTAATCTTATCTACTAGTAGATGTGTGATTTTGTGGCATAATATTGTTACCCTTTTTTACTGATAAGGGCATGCACGATGTTATCGCCCCGTTCGTTTtactgaaaaaacaagtcaaaacactattctggctgatTTATCAtggaagaaaaatattgttccggctgaaaaaaaaaccaAGCTAAaaaaacggattataagataagcgaacagtgTCACACTAATGAATGAAGCAGCAGTGGTACTCCTATAAGCTACTCTGTGCTTGTGAGCCACAGTACACTGTAGTGTCCGAGAAGCTGCAAATCCTAGAGAAGCTTCGGCCCTAATGGACCAAGTCGCAAGAGCCAATAGAGCAGATCAAACGGTTGTGGGGCGTTGCGAAATGGTGCGACGAGTGCGTACTACGGCGGTTCATCTTGGTTGGACACGTCAACGCAAGCTCTGACATCGGCTTTTCGGTCGAGTAGGACGGACCCCCACACACAACAACAACGCTCGTTGATCTTTCCCAGTTCGTTCCTTGCCACATGGGACCTCTGTGAACTGTGACATCAACTGACAAGGCAAGAATTCGCGTCGCCACCACCAAGTCCTGTTGATGCCAAGAATTCGCGTCGGAGCTCAGCTCCTGCAGCTGCAGCACATCCTCCGATCCCGGTCGCGGTCACACGAAACTTGGGGACAACTCCAGCCACGTCAAAACTGGGTCAACTAACCATTGCGCCTCTATCTCGACGTGGACGCACGGCAGAATCGTAAGGGATCTACCATCTAGTAGCATTCAGACTAGACTAGCATTTACCTCGCCGTCTTACTGTGGGGCGTTGGACTCTTTGACACATGAGACTATGAGAGCTGAGGCCGTGACCACACGGGATAAATATGCACCTGGAAAATATGGCGTGTGTAGTGACGACTTCGGCAGTGGCGTGGCGCGCGTGCTGGTGCTAGTGCTGCTTGCACTTCCATAGAAGTCGTGCACGTGCAGCAGCTCGATCGCTTTGTGAGGAAAGGGAGTATCCACGATGTACCTGGCGGCAGTGCCTGTGCCGGGTGCCTCGCTCTACTCCGTAATAGATGGAGACGCCGAACCCGAAGATAAGAATCACCGAGGCCACACCCACACGAGGCAGCAGTCGGCTAAAtaagtaaaaaaaaaagtttcaacAGAAGCGAGTCATCAGTAGGCAACGTAAAAAATGTTTATTACAGAAGCTGAATGATCCATATTGTTGTAGGATTATATGAAATAGACGATGTTACTATCAATTTAGCTTTTACCGTCAGTTGCACTTTTTTTAGCAATTTTTTCTACCTCCTTTTTTTAGCAACTTTTCCTATATATAGCCCACAAAAGTATGGGACAGCCCGTCTGGGCTTAAGCCATCCAGCCCACCCTAAGACGGTCTCCAACAGCCCGAACCTTAAAACGAGAGGCATTCGATAGTTTGGGTAGCGTACAGCGAAAGGGTCACGAACCCTGCCGTCGTCTCCTCTTCctcgctccctctctctctctctctctcctctctctctctctcctctccatctctctctctctctctctctctctctctctctctctcccccgagGTGGCGGCGCTGCGGCGGGTCCCGAACGCGGTGGCCTCCCTGCGCTGGCCGTCCTCCGGCGAGGTGGCGCGCCGTGGCGGCGGCAGCGCGGGCGgcccccctctcctctccctctccctccgtcTCGATCTACCACCGGGCCGTGGCACGGGCGGTGCAGGGTAGGGCAGAGGCATGGCCTTGCAGGCCAGTTGTCCTCATCTttccccctctccctctctcctgttGTGGCCACTCATGGTGCTTGTGCCCGGTGCCGGTGGGTCTCGACGGTGCCACGGTTGGCACAGAGCAGTCTCAGGTGCTCCGGTTTCCTCTTGTATTTTGGGATTTTGCTTTTGCCTCTCTGATTCGTCCCTTCTATGACTTCGATTCGTGAGATTTGACTTCGATTCGTGAGATTTGTTTAGTCAGATTGATGCTTTGACGAGTGTTGAACAATCCTACCAAGTGGTTTGAATCAATTCCACTCGTGCATCAAGATCCAAGCCGATCTTCATTTTGGGGGAAAAACTCGTTCTTGCTCGAATTTCTTCAATTTACATAGTTACAGTTTAAATTGAGCAATGATCTCCTAGGAGTAGCTTTTTATCTTCACTGCGAATTGCTGTGCAAAGTTTGGGAGCGATCCATGAAGATTTGAGTCAGATTTCATCAATTTTCTTGGTTGCTCCTTTTCTGTTCTTCGCGTGCGAGCTCTCTGTCCGTCATGTGCTAGTTGATTTGGCTCCTGGTCGAGCTCTTTGCTAGGACATTGGTGCTCGCTCGCAGGCTTCGTCCCTCTCTATAACGTGCGGTGCAGACCCCGCCTCGCCGCGCCGGCGGCTCCCTGCTGCGAACCCGCCTCGCCGCGCCACGTGCTCCTCGCCGCGTCGGCCGCTCCTCGCCACCTCCTACGGGCCCAGCATGTCGACGGCGCAAGGATTTGGGTCGAGGAGAGAGACGACGAAAAGATGACGCatatctgtggcagaaccgcctaatctaatgcctcccagagtCTCGGGAGTACTTGTCTTTTATTAGAcactcggcctgttcgctggttggtttctgggctggtttgggctggctggtgctggtttattgtgagagaaaaatactgttggctggctggtttgggctggctgaaaccaacaagcgaacaggctcacTAAGTTCTCAAGGGAGGGCACCAAATTACGCAGttttgtcgagcacaccccaagggagaaccaaaaaatccatatttttcattaggatcacaaatgagagagtaaagcttacatcattcttaaccatttcttgcatcactttttatgcaacatcagagtataatatttagtgttgataatagcagaatatgatcaagttatcagagttatgaacaatttaatttaacagcggaatataaacatgtgatcagagttacaacaaaaataaatatctattcatgacatgatgaagcattgttaTATAAACTATAACAACATactataaaacttctatttataaaatcttttagtgagagttataaatgaaAACTATGATCGTAACGTAAAGAAATCCTCTCTGAACCCACCAGGAGAGATCCACACACAaaagtcagctttagcatccacctgtcacctgcaatagggggaaataaaaccctgagtactcaattgtactcaacaagaacCACCCTgaaagtcggtccggaaagagccagaacgcatgacaagagagtaacaagtcttcccacgcccatacacaagtatgtgttcaggataataagtctgtgacttgcctagagtccaatacaacggccggtccttaaccgacacagacaggaaaaacagtgtaaccaagctatgccccgttggccgtaggacacaacctcttacacccaccaatacccaaccatatccctgtccggtctccatttatcattcatatatatatattccaagtgataataatatagtaacaacaataatatattttctatctttcgcgagtgacaggcaatcactcgacttctactggactcctgtagcatagcaatatacacgatcctatcatactagatgtaaataatcaacgacaactgaaattcttagaaatccaatcacgcttccaaaagtaccatttctccagcaattTCCAATGATTccgcgatccatcgacgtccctccgtCGGCATCGAACTCGCGCAGACACAaataaatattcacataaattcaaatgcgttccaaaaattatgaaactttatggatgaaaggtccttgttggttttggtaattgagtgacaacctagggggactaattgtgtttatgtgagatacacaggtgattagtccacatgtacatatgtgggagcaacatatgccatgaaggtgaaaatggcttggagatgttgcaaagctcacacatgtgatgatgaaggagcttattgcacatgagacatgacattgagtcatgtgatcaaggtggagaagatcaagacatgacttggcttgatggaccggttgcaagcgtgaagggcaagtcgaaggctttggagtgatggaccgcgtggcggtgaagcttgagcaagacttggcgccgatggacgatggcaacggtgaagagcaagtggagtcaagatcgatgaaccaatatgatcatgtgatgatatgaagtggatcatatcattgttgatcgtgttggtgcatgtgttgcatcgacattgaaggagatggaatggaatgcgcaaggcaaaggtataacctagggcatttcatttcaccggtcataggtgtgtagagaagtttatgaccgggtttaggatagatggccgtactatcaagaggggcaaacttgtttgcatatcggtcatctagtgccactcgagtgatctaactttgcattgtcgctaggatcgagtggcgtggcaagttgagtggctaacatcctttgggaaatgattgtgaaaatgctaacacacatacacatgatggtgtacacttggtggtgttggtacatttacaaaggaggtggtgtttgcaggggtgagatgggttttgggtccctctctccctcccgccgagcttgcgaggcgggattcggcacttttgggaaaatggaatgtctattttctattgcgccggatgcaaactcttggtggttggcacattggagcaagggtgaagaagttagaagagaaAGGGATTCGGTCTCACTgtttaacagtgaccggacgctgagtccgaaacgaccggacgctgaagtagtgcgtccggtcaggctgtcggtcggcacagtgcttagggttaagcaccggacgctggtggtgcgtccgatcgcgttcgaccggacgcgtccggtcatgctcgggagcttactggaaacaaccggacgctgagggtccagcgtccggtcagttgaagtgctgcgtccggtcggcagatgaccgttgggatcggaagatgaccgttgaacgcaggggacacgtggcgagtatcgcgtgaccggacgctgaggtccagcgtccggtcgatcggaccggagcgtccggtcggcccgaccgttgcccagtgaaggggtaacggctagtttagcccttggggctataaatagaagtggccctcggccatggctggtgctgagcaccttgggggactttgtgtccatgcttgagagtgcttgggagccctccatcacacatatacttgatagtgatcattcgattgtgtgagtgagcgattctagtgcgattgcatcgtgaggttgcatcgagtggcactaggtgatcgagttgcaagccggtggtgcttgttactcttggaggttgccacc encodes:
- the LOC136474791 gene encoding uncharacterized protein codes for the protein MYSFEQDHTAAARTTTTFDTSYQPCAGAAGRSLQSADHPGGQQVLRTAAGSGSGSAPAAAAVQPRRAKSSSKKHAAAASRHSSSSRRSSTTVVATDVNNFRAMVQELTGFPPAAIFRPLPRRVHAASPFVAVSAAAGQGCGGREQHGHASWEATNSSATAGGGGSSSPDDAPAVPPVVLAAQQPQFAPLGVFDGLSDLGSPEFDSWGDLSID